The Candidatus Zymogenus saltonus genome includes a window with the following:
- a CDS encoding 3-hydroxyacyl-CoA dehydrogenase family protein has protein sequence MNFKKALVCGSGTMGPGIALSFAMGDTPVSITDIDDGALNSGREIVKRGVDLFISQGMIPKGKDAEIMGRIEFTADLEAAAKDADLAIEAVSEVPETKETVLRELDRLLKPAAIIGSNTSTLPVPEMYPDIRPGRLIITHYFNPPHIMPLVEIVRAKGTPEDAIKSLRAFYRKIGKYVVVLNKFLPGFLVNRVQIAVIRETLFLLEEGLAGPDEIDTAFKCCSALRGVVHGPFEHMDMVGIDILNSAAGFVFPLLANTTEVPKTISDLFKEGRLGYKGEGGFYDYPKETKEEHITKRDRALIEELKLFNRLVSDGKIKIKE, from the coding sequence ATGAACTTTAAAAAGGCGTTGGTGTGCGGCTCCGGGACGATGGGACCCGGGATCGCCCTGAGCTTTGCGATGGGGGATACACCCGTCTCCATCACGGACATAGACGACGGCGCCCTTAACTCCGGCCGGGAGATTGTCAAAAGGGGGGTCGATCTATTCATATCCCAGGGGATGATACCGAAGGGCAAAGACGCCGAGATAATGGGGAGGATCGAATTCACGGCGGATCTCGAGGCCGCGGCCAAAGACGCCGACCTGGCGATCGAGGCGGTCTCGGAAGTCCCCGAGACGAAGGAGACCGTATTGAGGGAGCTCGACCGCCTTTTGAAGCCGGCCGCGATAATAGGGAGCAACACGTCGACGCTTCCCGTGCCGGAGATGTATCCGGACATAAGGCCGGGAAGGCTAATCATCACCCACTACTTCAATCCGCCCCACATCATGCCCCTTGTCGAGATCGTGAGGGCAAAGGGAACGCCAGAGGACGCTATCAAGTCTCTGAGGGCGTTCTACAGGAAGATCGGCAAATACGTCGTGGTGCTGAACAAGTTTCTCCCCGGCTTTCTGGTAAACAGGGTGCAGATCGCCGTCATCAGGGAGACACTGTTTCTCCTGGAGGAGGGCCTTGCGGGGCCGGACGAGATAGACACCGCCTTCAAGTGCTGCAGCGCGTTGAGAGGCGTGGTCCATGGCCCCTTCGAGCACATGGACATGGTCGGGATCGACATCCTGAACTCGGCCGCCGGCTTCGTCTTTCCCCTTCTGGCAAACACCACGGAAGTCCCCAAGACCATCTCCGATCTCTTCAAGGAGGGGAGGCTCGGTTACAAGGGAGAAGGGGGCTTTTACGATTACCCCAAGGAAACCAAGGAAGAACATATCACCAAGAGGGATAGGGCGCTTATCGAGGAGCTGAAGCTCTTCAACAGGCTGGTGTCCGACGGCAAGATCAAGATAAAGGAGTGA
- a CDS encoding Rne/Rng family ribonuclease yields the protein MVKSIILNSHPWETRAAVTENGILTELYIERPKDLGVSGNIYKGKVERVLPGMEAAFVDIGLMKSAFLYVTDFYDDFDELEDLVGMEGVGGMGDGEHIISKGDSGGKPSFTGNGELIEGMVRRGQDVLVQVAREPLGGKGARVTSHISLPGKYLVLLPTVDRVGVSRRIEDEEQRNRLKSIVEGIKPQGAGFIVRTAGWGKKEEEIREDMEVLLKLYESVLKKKEKAPSPSLIHRELDLPHRLIRDFLTQDVDRFVVDSRHEFTRLLEFAENFLPEVSRKIECFNGRKSIFDQYGLEMEIKRALDKKVWLKSGGYIIIEITEALTAIDVNTGRFVGKRDLEDTILRTNLEAVKEIAYQLKLRNIGGLIIIDFIDMEKSQNREMVYTSLDEALKADKKKTNILKISELGLVEMTRKRTRESITHALTDICPYCEGHGYVKSVRTVCYEIFRELVEGTKGVKSEKVVIMVNPDVAGLLYDDEQEQLVELEEQLGIRVVIRSVPQLHVEEYDISLS from the coding sequence ATGGTAAAAAGCATAATCTTAAACTCCCATCCATGGGAGACCCGGGCGGCCGTAACTGAGAACGGCATATTGACCGAGCTTTACATAGAGCGGCCCAAGGACCTGGGGGTTTCAGGAAATATCTACAAGGGGAAGGTGGAGCGCGTTCTCCCCGGGATGGAGGCGGCGTTCGTCGACATCGGTCTTATGAAGTCGGCCTTTCTTTACGTAACCGATTTCTATGACGATTTCGACGAGCTGGAGGACCTTGTGGGGATGGAAGGCGTCGGGGGGATGGGGGACGGAGAGCATATTATCTCCAAAGGCGATTCCGGGGGAAAACCCTCTTTTACTGGCAACGGAGAGCTTATCGAGGGGATGGTCAGGAGGGGGCAGGACGTTCTGGTTCAGGTTGCGAGGGAGCCCCTAGGGGGAAAGGGGGCCAGGGTGACGTCCCATATCTCTCTGCCCGGGAAATATCTCGTCCTCCTCCCGACTGTGGATAGGGTCGGGGTGTCCCGACGCATCGAGGACGAGGAACAGAGGAATCGACTTAAGAGCATCGTGGAGGGGATAAAGCCACAGGGGGCCGGCTTTATCGTCAGAACGGCGGGTTGGGGCAAAAAGGAGGAGGAGATAAGGGAGGATATGGAGGTTTTGTTGAAGCTCTATGAGTCGGTTTTGAAGAAAAAAGAGAAGGCCCCCTCGCCGTCTCTGATCCACCGAGAGCTTGACCTACCGCACCGTCTCATCAGGGACTTCTTGACCCAGGACGTGGATCGATTCGTGGTCGATTCCAGGCATGAGTTTACGAGGCTGTTGGAGTTTGCGGAAAACTTCTTGCCTGAGGTGTCGAGGAAGATAGAGTGTTTTAACGGCAGAAAGTCCATTTTCGACCAGTACGGCCTCGAGATGGAGATAAAGAGGGCGCTGGACAAAAAGGTGTGGCTGAAATCTGGGGGGTATATAATAATAGAGATAACCGAGGCGTTGACCGCCATCGACGTCAACACGGGGCGCTTCGTCGGAAAGAGGGATTTGGAAGACACGATTTTGAGGACGAATCTTGAGGCGGTAAAGGAGATAGCCTATCAGCTCAAGCTCAGAAATATCGGCGGGCTGATCATCATAGACTTCATAGATATGGAGAAGTCACAGAATCGCGAGATGGTATACACGTCGCTGGACGAAGCGCTGAAGGCGGACAAGAAGAAGACGAATATCCTGAAGATATCCGAGCTCGGGCTGGTTGAGATGACCAGAAAGAGGACGAGGGAGAGCATCACCCACGCGCTGACGGATATATGCCCCTACTGCGAGGGGCACGGTTATGTGAAATCGGTGAGGACCGTCTGCTACGAGATATTTCGTGAGCTCGTCGAGGGCACTAAGGGGGTTAAATCGGAGAAGGTGGTGATAATGGTAAACCCGGATGTGGCTGGTCTCCTTTACGATGATGAGCAGGAGCAGCTCGTGGAGCTTGAAGAGCAGCTCGGCATCAGGGTCGTAATCAGGAGCGTTCCCCAGCTTCACGTTGAGGAATACGATATAAGCCTTTCGTGA
- a CDS encoding aldehyde dehydrogenase family protein, which translates to MSRDASTAEREVKRDIGFTICKDPSTGEEIGRSELNTPEDVKLAVAKAREAQPLWAEKSFKERKKAMFKIRDYVIEHADELSEIINKDNGKTRTEAMTAEVFGTVMHIDYLAKNAERFLKDKRLRPSNPMLAYKVSKIVRVPFGVIGIISPWNYPFTIPFVEIIMALMAGNAVILKVATETQMIGRAIERCIQAAELPEGIFYHFNLPGRIAGDAMLSAGIDKLFFTGSVEVGKELMRNASETLTPLSLELGGNDPMLVFPDADVFRAASGALWAGMTNCGQTCASIERIYVHKDVHQKFVDTLGEMIRNLRVGQDVDYCVDICAITIPSQMNTIQDHIDDAVAKGAKIYAQSDYPRASKGNFMPAILLTDVNHTMRVMLEETFGPVIAVMKVDDMDEGLRLANDSKLGLTASVWSKNRKLAEKYGRRIKAGAVMINDHLMCNGLPETPWGGFKESGIGRTHGEFGLQEMTQPICVVQDYLIGAKRNMWWFPHEKSIYDGIQGMINFTYAKNPIKRLGGGLKLMKTFMRTFTKKD; encoded by the coding sequence ATGAGCAGAGATGCTTCTACCGCAGAAAGGGAGGTAAAGAGGGATATAGGCTTTACCATCTGCAAAGATCCCTCAACGGGAGAGGAGATAGGGAGATCTGAGCTTAACACGCCGGAAGACGTGAAACTTGCCGTGGCAAAGGCCAGGGAGGCCCAGCCGCTGTGGGCCGAAAAGTCGTTCAAGGAGCGGAAAAAGGCAATGTTTAAGATCCGCGACTACGTCATCGAACATGCGGATGAGCTTTCCGAGATAATCAACAAGGACAACGGAAAGACCAGGACCGAGGCGATGACGGCCGAGGTCTTCGGAACGGTGATGCACATCGACTATCTGGCCAAGAACGCGGAACGTTTTTTGAAAGACAAGAGGCTCAGGCCGTCCAATCCGATGCTCGCCTACAAGGTAAGCAAGATCGTAAGGGTCCCGTTCGGGGTAATTGGAATTATATCGCCATGGAACTACCCTTTCACCATTCCCTTCGTGGAAATCATCATGGCCTTGATGGCCGGAAACGCCGTAATCTTAAAGGTGGCCACGGAGACCCAGATGATCGGACGCGCCATAGAGCGGTGCATTCAGGCGGCGGAGCTTCCCGAGGGGATCTTCTACCATTTCAACCTCCCGGGCCGCATTGCCGGTGACGCAATGTTATCGGCGGGGATCGATAAGCTCTTCTTCACCGGAAGCGTCGAGGTGGGAAAGGAGCTTATGAGAAATGCTTCCGAAACCCTTACACCCTTATCCCTCGAACTTGGGGGTAACGACCCGATGCTGGTCTTCCCCGACGCCGACGTCTTCCGGGCGGCATCGGGCGCCCTCTGGGCCGGCATGACGAACTGCGGGCAGACCTGTGCCAGCATCGAGAGGATCTACGTCCACAAGGATGTGCATCAAAAGTTTGTGGACACGCTCGGCGAAATGATCAGGAACCTGAGGGTCGGGCAGGACGTGGATTATTGCGTCGATATCTGCGCCATCACCATCCCAAGCCAGATGAACACGATTCAAGATCACATAGACGATGCCGTAGCCAAGGGCGCAAAGATCTACGCCCAATCGGATTATCCGAGAGCCAGCAAGGGCAATTTTATGCCAGCCATTCTCCTGACCGATGTGAACCACACCATGCGGGTGATGCTCGAGGAGACCTTCGGGCCGGTCATCGCGGTTATGAAGGTCGATGATATGGACGAAGGCTTAAGGCTGGCCAACGATTCCAAGCTCGGCCTCACAGCATCGGTCTGGTCGAAGAACAGGAAGCTGGCGGAAAAATACGGCCGCAGGATCAAGGCCGGGGCCGTTATGATCAACGATCATTTGATGTGCAACGGCCTGCCGGAAACACCCTGGGGAGGATTCAAGGAATCGGGCATCGGGCGAACCCACGGGGAATTCGGATTGCAGGAGATGACACAGCCCATATGTGTCGTACAGGACTACCTCATAGGGGCAAAGCGTAACATGTGGTGGTTCCCCCACGAAAAATCGATCTACGACGGAATACAGGGAATGATCAATTTCACCTATGCAAAGAATCCGATAAAGAGATTGGGCGGCGGACTCAAGCTGATGAAGACCTTCATGAGGACCTTCACGAAAAAGGATTGA
- a CDS encoding peptidylprolyl isomerase: MSKKITVLLIVALSISIFGCGKKVAEGEGWVIRDKEFKEKLSSLPPDIAAYMTTDEGQKRFIETLVLREILCREAEKEGITKDKEVLNKIESAERKVIIEEYLDRKFKDEIPVTQADIDEFYETNKDSFDNAETIRARHILLKTRDEAENILKMLKKGESFETMANEYSVGPSASRGGDLGFYKRGRMVPEFDAAAFALKKPGDISDIVQTRYGYHIIQLVDKDHLIENLQANKKKKILDNYIKDLKETAEYKIYYENLTLKKDIKKEKVEEEEDTEE; the protein is encoded by the coding sequence ATGTCAAAAAAAATAACCGTTTTGCTTATTGTCGCCCTTTCCATATCGATCTTCGGATGCGGTAAGAAGGTCGCGGAGGGCGAGGGGTGGGTAATTAGAGATAAGGAATTCAAGGAGAAGCTCAGCTCATTGCCTCCGGACATAGCGGCCTATATGACTACCGATGAGGGCCAGAAAAGATTTATCGAAACCCTCGTTCTAAGAGAGATACTCTGCAGAGAGGCGGAGAAAGAGGGCATCACCAAAGATAAAGAGGTGCTCAATAAAATCGAAAGCGCCGAGAGAAAAGTCATTATCGAAGAATACCTTGACAGGAAATTTAAAGATGAGATACCGGTCACCCAGGCGGATATCGACGAGTTTTACGAGACAAACAAGGATTCTTTTGACAACGCCGAGACGATCAGGGCGAGACATATCCTTTTAAAGACGAGGGATGAAGCGGAAAACATCCTGAAGATGCTCAAAAAGGGGGAAAGCTTCGAGACGATGGCCAACGAATATTCCGTCGGTCCCTCCGCCTCCAGGGGGGGCGACTTGGGCTTCTATAAAAGGGGGCGAATGGTTCCGGAGTTTGACGCCGCCGCCTTCGCACTCAAAAAGCCGGGGGATATCAGCGACATCGTGCAAACCAGATACGGCTACCATATTATTCAGCTCGTCGACAAAGACCACTTGATAGAAAATTTACAGGCAAACAAGAAGAAAAAAATACTGGACAATTATATCAAAGATCTAAAGGAAACCGCAGAGTACAAGATATATTACGAAAACCTCACACTAAAAAAGGACATTAAAAAGGAAAAGGTAGAAGAGGAGGAGGATACAGAGGAGTGA
- a CDS encoding tetratricopeptide repeat protein yields the protein MKLRLFISFIVAVVSAVFFTLPIHSMAETATETLKEGIELANNGKHKKALDLYDRAIVLDPGIAHAYAYRSLTLIQLGRLDGAINDSKKAMELSQDRGVRLLSLSNLGAAYIKKGDYKLAVEPLKELISIDQNDPIPHFLLGEALRGIGGEDSLKKAEESYTKAIELDENYALAYFFRAEVKRRLGDETGADEDLKTACERDESYCGK from the coding sequence ATGAAGTTAAGATTGTTCATATCATTTATCGTTGCGGTCGTTTCCGCCGTTTTTTTTACGTTACCCATTCACTCGATGGCGGAAACCGCGACGGAGACACTTAAAGAGGGGATCGAGCTTGCCAACAACGGCAAACACAAAAAGGCCCTCGATCTGTATGACAGGGCGATCGTCCTCGATCCCGGCATTGCCCATGCCTACGCCTACCGCTCCCTTACTTTGATCCAGCTGGGAAGGCTCGACGGGGCCATAAATGATTCGAAGAAGGCGATGGAGTTGAGCCAGGACAGGGGTGTCAGGCTCCTCTCCCTCTCGAATCTTGGAGCGGCCTATATTAAAAAAGGGGACTACAAACTTGCCGTTGAGCCCCTGAAGGAGCTTATCTCCATCGACCAAAACGACCCGATTCCTCATTTCCTCCTGGGGGAGGCCCTGAGGGGAATCGGCGGTGAAGACTCTCTCAAGAAGGCGGAGGAGTCCTACACGAAAGCGATCGAGCTCGATGAGAATTACGCCCTCGCCTACTTCTTCAGGGCCGAGGTGAAACGGAGGCTCGGGGATGAAACGGGGGCCGATGAAGATCTGAAAACGGCGTGTGAGCGCGACGAGTCCTACTGTGGTAAATAG
- a CDS encoding tetratricopeptide repeat protein, whose translation MRNLKPKIILLSILIALFAVYPRFASSQEVTPIDQVNVYKQVIHKATEKIKENDKDIEAYRVRGIAHYKLGELYRIVYSPVMTKEREEEIFDEFALAAKDFTSVIKLKKDYYTIYLYRGICYGWMEFSESAMKDFDYVIEHDPKNAEAYYLRGKEHWRRKEKDQAKKDFDKACDLDPKYKGEYYRP comes from the coding sequence ATGCGCAATTTAAAACCTAAAATAATCTTACTTTCGATACTGATTGCCCTCTTTGCGGTGTATCCTCGATTTGCATCGTCTCAGGAAGTGACTCCCATCGATCAGGTCAATGTCTACAAGCAGGTAATCCACAAAGCGACAGAGAAGATCAAGGAGAACGATAAGGACATCGAGGCCTACAGGGTCAGGGGTATCGCCCATTACAAATTGGGCGAGCTTTACAGGATCGTCTACAGTCCCGTCATGACAAAGGAGCGGGAGGAGGAGATATTCGATGAATTCGCCCTCGCGGCAAAGGATTTCACCTCGGTAATAAAGCTCAAGAAAGACTACTACACAATCTATCTCTATCGAGGAATATGTTACGGATGGATGGAGTTTTCTGAAAGCGCAATGAAGGACTTTGACTACGTGATCGAGCACGATCCGAAGAACGCCGAGGCGTATTATCTCAGGGGGAAGGAGCACTGGCGCCGCAAGGAAAAGGACCAGGCCAAAAAAGATTTCGATAAGGCCTGCGATTTGGACCCGAAATACAAAGGTGAATATTACAGACCATGA
- the groL gene encoding chaperonin GroEL (60 kDa chaperone family; promotes refolding of misfolded polypeptides especially under stressful conditions; forms two stacked rings of heptamers to form a barrel-shaped 14mer; ends can be capped by GroES; misfolded proteins enter the barrel where they are refolded when GroES binds): MAKEIKFDQEAREKLLKGVNTLSDAVKVTLGPKGRNVILDKSFGSPTITKDGVTVAKEIELEDKFENMGAQMVKEVASKTSDVAGDGTTTATLLAQAIYREGTKLVAAGNDPMNIKRGIDKAVAEVVKELEKISKETKDQKEIAQVGTISANNDETIGNIIAEAMDKVGKEGVITVEEAKGMETTLEIVEGMQFDRGYLSPYFVTDAERMEAVLEEPYLLIHEKKIANMKDLLPILEKIAKVGRPFIILAEDVEGEALATLVVNKLRGTLACTAVKAPGFGDRRKAMLEDIAVLTGGKMIAEDLGIKLEGIGLEDLGQAKRIVVTKEETTIIDGAGSKADLEGRVKQIRTQIDETTSDYDREKLQERLAKLIGGVAVINVGAATETEMKEKKARVEDALNATRAAVEEGIVPGGGVALIRCIKSVEGLKLPGEESFGANIIKRALEEPLRQIAENAGLEGSIVVEKVKEGKEGFGLNAQTMQYEDLMKAGIIDPTKVTRIALMNSASVAGLLLTTEAMVAEKPEEGGGGGMPHMPGGMPGGGMY; this comes from the coding sequence ATGGCAAAAGAGATAAAATTTGATCAGGAAGCAAGGGAAAAGCTTTTAAAGGGAGTAAACACCCTCTCCGACGCCGTTAAGGTTACATTGGGCCCCAAGGGGAGGAACGTGATTCTCGACAAATCTTTCGGTTCCCCAACGATCACTAAAGACGGTGTGACGGTTGCGAAGGAGATCGAACTCGAGGATAAGTTCGAGAACATGGGCGCCCAGATGGTAAAAGAGGTTGCATCGAAGACCTCCGACGTTGCCGGTGACGGAACCACAACGGCGACGCTTTTGGCCCAGGCGATCTACAGGGAAGGGACAAAGCTCGTAGCGGCCGGAAACGACCCCATGAACATAAAGAGGGGTATCGATAAGGCGGTAGCCGAGGTGGTCAAGGAGCTGGAGAAGATCAGCAAGGAGACGAAAGACCAGAAGGAGATAGCCCAGGTGGGCACCATCTCCGCAAACAACGACGAGACGATAGGAAACATAATCGCCGAGGCGATGGACAAGGTCGGAAAAGAGGGCGTCATCACCGTCGAGGAGGCGAAGGGCATGGAGACAACCCTCGAGATCGTCGAGGGGATGCAGTTTGACCGCGGGTATCTCTCACCGTACTTTGTTACGGACGCCGAGCGGATGGAGGCGGTCTTGGAGGAGCCCTACCTCCTCATTCATGAGAAGAAGATCGCGAACATGAAGGACCTCCTGCCGATTCTCGAGAAGATAGCGAAGGTCGGAAGGCCCTTTATCATTCTCGCTGAGGATGTGGAAGGGGAGGCGCTGGCGACGCTTGTGGTCAACAAGCTGAGGGGAACGCTTGCCTGTACGGCCGTCAAGGCCCCCGGCTTCGGCGACAGGAGAAAGGCGATGCTCGAAGATATCGCCGTACTCACCGGCGGCAAGATGATTGCGGAAGACCTCGGCATCAAGCTCGAGGGCATCGGGCTGGAAGATCTCGGTCAGGCCAAGAGGATCGTTGTTACAAAGGAAGAGACGACAATCATCGACGGTGCGGGTAGCAAGGCGGACCTCGAGGGGAGGGTAAAGCAGATAAGGACCCAGATCGATGAGACCACCTCAGATTACGACCGCGAGAAGCTCCAGGAGAGGCTGGCCAAGCTGATCGGCGGAGTAGCCGTGATTAACGTCGGTGCGGCGACCGAGACCGAGATGAAGGAGAAAAAGGCACGCGTCGAGGACGCCCTTAACGCCACGAGGGCGGCCGTGGAAGAGGGAATAGTCCCCGGGGGCGGTGTTGCGCTGATCAGGTGCATCAAGTCGGTGGAGGGTCTCAAGCTCCCCGGCGAAGAGTCCTTCGGCGCAAATATTATCAAGCGCGCCCTGGAAGAGCCCTTGAGGCAGATTGCGGAAAACGCCGGCCTGGAAGGCTCCATAGTGGTCGAAAAGGTAAAAGAGGGGAAGGAAGGCTTCGGGCTCAATGCCCAGACCATGCAGTACGAAGACCTGATGAAGGCGGGTATTATCGATCCCACCAAGGTCACCCGTATTGCCCTTATGAACAGCGCATCGGTTGCGGGATTGCTCCTCACCACCGAGGCAATGGTTGCGGAGAAGCCGGAAGAGGGCGGAGGCGGCGGAATGCCGCACATGCCGGGAGGTATGCCGGGAGGCGGAATGTACTAA
- the groES gene encoding co-chaperone GroES yields MKIRPLQDRVIVKRIEENEKTAGGIIIPDTAKEKPMEGEIVAAGNGKVLENGTKVPLDVKAGDRVLFGKYAGTEVKIDGVEHLIMREDDILGIIEK; encoded by the coding sequence ATGAAAATCAGACCCCTACAGGACAGAGTCATCGTAAAGAGAATTGAGGAGAATGAAAAGACCGCGGGGGGAATCATTATCCCGGACACCGCCAAGGAAAAGCCCATGGAGGGCGAGATCGTGGCGGCGGGCAACGGTAAGGTTCTCGAAAACGGTACAAAGGTTCCGCTGGACGTGAAGGCGGGGGACAGGGTTCTTTTCGGGAAGTATGCGGGCACGGAGGTAAAAATCGATGGCGTGGAACACTTGATTATGAGGGAGGATGATATCCTTGGTATCATCGAAAAGTAA